The genomic region AGATCGCGCGCCGCACTGTAGAAGCCGGTCGAATAGCGATGATAGCGACCGCTGAGCAGCTCGCTCGTAACACGAAACGCGCGTGCGGCGATATTTCGGGGCATCTGAATGCGCGCCCTAAGATGGAGACGCTGAGAGTCAATACGCCGAATGCGGCGGCCGAGCGTCTCGGATGAGTTGTCCGTAACCAAACGAGCGCGAATGGCGTCGAGCTGGTTGAGATGTGTCTCATAAAAGCTCACCGGCTCCGCCTTACGCTCCTTTGCCTTGACGCCCTGAATCTGCGCGTCATGCTGACGATACTGGATGAGAGGCTCATCGATCCGCATTATTGGAGCGACCGCCGCGATCAAAAGCGCGATCCAGGCGTCGTGCGCCAAATAGCTGTTCTTCTCGATCGGGAGAACAAGCGGCTTCCAATGGGCGCGAAAGGCCATCGTCGCTCCCGTCACGACGTTGCGCCGCAGCAGTGTCTCAAATCCCCGGCCATCGTCAATCGCCAGCCGTTCGGATCTGGTCAAGCGAATGCTCTCAAAGAGACGCTCCCTCAGGGGATGCAGCGCGGCGTCGACAATCTCGGCGTCGGTAAATACTACCCCCAAATTAGGATGATTTTCAAATTCTGAAGCGATACGCGCCAGTTTCTCTGGCAGCCAAACGTCGTCCTGATCGGAAAGCGCGATGATATCGCCTTGACAGAGGCCGATTGCTTTGCCGAAGTTTTGGAACGATCCTAAATTTTGTTCGTTGACGAACAGCCGCACCGGGAAGTTCACCGTATTGGCAAAGCGCTGCGCGATCTGGACGGTATCGTCCTGTGACCGGTCGTCGCAAATGACGATTTCGTCGGGCAAACGCGTCTGCGCGGCGATGCTCGCGAGCTGTTCCCAGAGGTAACGCGCGCCGTTATAAGTGCACAGAGCGATGGAGATTTTCATGACTCAGCGTGAAGGACGCCGTTTCTTCAGCGCGAGATACTGCCGAAAGATAAAGTGCTTGACCGCAGGCGGGACCATCATCCTCAGACGGTGAATCTGATAATGCGGAAAACCGACGTTCTCCTTGAGCAGACGCGGAAAGTCCCTTGCGAACGCCGGATCGGGAATACGCGTGCTCGCTCCCGCGCCTTCATAGTCGGCGACGAGCTCATGGACATAGTGAAATTTGACTCGCTGGTCGCCGAAGCACTTGAGATTATACGCGTAATCGGCGAGCATCGTATATTGGGTTTCGAATGTTCCCAGGATGGCGAAGATATGCTGCTCGTAAAAGATCGATTGGTGGCAGATGTTAAGCCCGATGCGCAGCTTGCGCTTGGTCACTTCGCCGTAATGACGCATCTGGATATCCTGCATGTACACATCGCCATAGACGAATCTGTAATTTGCGTCCGGCATTTGCGGGGCCAGCTTCTCCAGGACGCCTTCGTGGAGCGTATCGCCGGCGCCCAGAAAATAGAGATAGCGTCCTTGCGCCAAGGCGATACCTTTGTTCATCGCGTCGTAGATCCCGGCGTCGCGCTCCGAGACCCACCGGACCGCGTCGCCTTTCGCGCGCAGAACGTCCAGCGTCCCGTCGGTCGAGCCGCCATCCATCACGATCACTTCGAACAGGCCCGGTTTCTGCGACAGCACGCTCGCCAGAGTCTTCTCGGCGCGGTCCGCGCAATTGAATGTGGGAATGATAATGGAGAAGAGGGGCTGGGTCATGTCGTCGCCTCGCCTGAGGCTCGTTCGCGAAGACGCGTATCCGCCGCCGCCAGCACCTCTTCCACGGAGATCATGTCCATGCACTTGGGTTTCTCATAGATACAGACATGGCATTTGTCGCTGTGGTTGCGTGCGGCGCACGGTGAACAGAGCAGCTCGCGCCAGAGTGTTTTGTGCTCGGAGCCCCAGGGGTGGAACCGATGCGGGCAGCTGGAGCCGAAGAGCGCCACCACCGGAACGCCGCAGGCGGCGGCGAGGTGCATTGGTCCAGAGTCGTTGCCAATATAGAGATCGCACTGCTCCAGCAGCGCCGCCGTTTGCCGCAGTGTCGTCGCTCCGATCGTATCGATCGCCGTACTTCCCAGCGCATCGTCAATCGCCTGGGCGATCGCTGCGTCGCCCGGTCCGCCGACAATGACAAACGCCGCGTGATACTGCTCTCGCAGACGGCGGCATACTTCGATAAAACGCTCCACGGGCCATTGCTTGAGCCAAGAACTGCCGCCGGAAGGTCCGATGCCGATCAGGATCTGTCCCAGGGCGCGCCCGCCGCGCTCCAGAATCTGTCTGGCTTGATCCCGGTCCTCATCCGTCGTCCAGATCTCCATCGTATTCTCGTGGATTTCGCCCCCGACGGCGGACAGCAGTGCGAGGTCACGCTCGACTTCGTGCTTGAGAGAGGCGTCATCCAGACGCTGCGTGAGCAGCAGGTTGAATCCGCTCTTGCGCGCGCTTTTATGCGGAGCGACATCGTCCGAATAGCCCACGCGCCGCCGCGCTCCGCTCAGATAAGAAAGAAACGCCGCGTTATATTCGTCGTAGTCCCATCGGGGCAGCAGCGCCAGATCGAAACGGTGTTTCCAAAGATGAGTTTTCGCGAGCTTCAGAGCGCGGAGCTGTCTTCGGACGTGCTGATAGCGCCCGGGCGAGCTCCAGTCGTACGCCAGCACTTCGTTGGCGTAGGGACAGGTTTCGAAGAGATTGAGGTTCGAAGGCTTGACGATCAGGGTAATCCAGGCGTCCGGCGCGTCGCGCCGCAGCTCACGCAGCAGCGGCGTCGTCATCACGGCGTCCCCGATTTCATCCAGCCGGATAACAAGCACGGACTCGACCTCGGACAGCGCCGCGCCGGTCGGCTTTTGCCGGAAGCTCTGCATGCGAAAATACGGCTCAAACAGCGCGATGACGATACGCGGCGAGGAGATCCATGAGAGCGAGCGGCGGGCGACGCCTTTGACGATGCGCGTGAGCAGCTTCAGCATGGGAAACGCCGCCTGACCTTAACGATGCTCGACATGAATCACCGGACACATGGACTGCGTGTTGCTTTTGACATCTTTACTCCACTCGAATGGGCCGCGCAGAGGGCCATTGAGAAAGTTCCAGTCGCAGCGATAGCCGAGACCCGTGATAATCTTATCGAGTTCCGGATGGCTCCACTCCCGCAGGTGCCAGTAGTTCATGGGTTTGCCGTTGGGCAGCGTGTGCTCCGGAAGTCGATTGGGAGTGGTGATGAAGACGAGACGGCGGGAAACCCGGTAAAGCTCGCGCAGCAGGGCTTCGTAATCTTCGACATGTTCGATCACTTCCAGGCAGGTGACGACATCGAACGACTGATCCTCGAAGGGAAGGCGCTTGCCGTCATAGAGCGAAACGCTGGTGACGCGCGGATGCCCGTCGAAGACACGCTTGGCGCGCGCGACGGCGGGAGCGTCGACTTCGACGCCGATGACGCTGATCGCCTTAGCCGCCATGATATTCATGCCATATCCAAGACCAAAACCGACCTCCAAAATATGGTCCGACGGTTGGATATAATTGTCCCGGAAGAAGAGATAGCTTTCGACCTGATTCGCCATCTCCAGCGGATCGTCCAATGTCGTATACTCGGTGTAGTGCGGAGTCTTGGCCGGCTCCAGTCCGCGCGCCCGGCGGACGGCGGACAGCAGGATCGGGGGAGTGACGGCCAGCACGAACCGGCGGAAATGATAGCGGGGAGAATGGATGGACACGGCTCTTATTTTCCTTTTCGACTTTCCGTGATGACGGTTTGAATCGCTGCGGCGATATTGCGCTGGAAAGCCTCTTCGGAGTAATCCCGCAAAGCAATCTCGCGCGTGCGTCGCGATTGAGTTTCCAGCCATTCCGCGGAGCGTTCCGACAGCGACTGCACGATTTCGGCGATGTGCGCGACCGAACAGTCTTCCAGCATGACGCCGTAATCGCCGACATCAAGATTGTTCTCACGACTGAGCACCGGGACCAGTCCCTGATGCATTGCGTCCAGAACGGATCCCGGCTGCCCTTCGGCGCAGGAGGCGTGGATCACATAACCGCACTGGTCGACCATTTCGTAGAACTTTGGCGACCGTGTCGGCCCCGCGCCGAGCCAGTGTATATTGGGCAGCGTCTCTAATTCCTTGCGGTACAGCTCGTGAAACTCTGGGGAAGCGCCCTGCCAGACATAGAGATGAGCGTCCAGGCCCGTGAACGCCTCCAGCAGCAGATCCAGTCCCTTATGGACGTTGCCGACGCTGGAGAAAAAGAAGAAGTTACGACGCGCCGCTTCGAAATCCTTTTTCGTTGTGTCGTAATGATCGTCGAAATAAGTCGCGTTGTTTACGTTGACGACCAAGGGGAACTTCGAATACGAGTCTTTTGCGACCTGGTTACCAAGGCAGATAATGCCGTCCGCTGCGGCGTTGGCGCCTTCCTCGGATTCCGTGATCCAGCGGTCGTACGGCAGGCGGACGCCGCGCGTTTCTTCGATGCGCTGAAATCGCGCTTCTT from Capsulimonas corticalis harbors:
- a CDS encoding glycosyltransferase family 2 protein, with product MKISIALCTYNGARYLWEQLASIAAQTRLPDEIVICDDRSQDDTVQIAQRFANTVNFPVRLFVNEQNLGSFQNFGKAIGLCQGDIIALSDQDDVWLPEKLARIASEFENHPNLGVVFTDAEIVDAALHPLRERLFESIRLTRSERLAIDDGRGFETLLRRNVVTGATMAFRAHWKPLVLPIEKNSYLAHDAWIALLIAAVAPIMRIDEPLIQYRQHDAQIQGVKAKERKAEPVSFYETHLNQLDAIRARLVTDNSSETLGRRIRRIDSQRLHLRARIQMPRNIAARAFRVTSELLSGRYHRYSTGFYSAARDLIHR
- a CDS encoding glycosyltransferase family 2 protein codes for the protein MTQPLFSIIIPTFNCADRAEKTLASVLSQKPGLFEVIVMDGGSTDGTLDVLRAKGDAVRWVSERDAGIYDAMNKGIALAQGRYLYFLGAGDTLHEGVLEKLAPQMPDANYRFVYGDVYMQDIQMRHYGEVTKRKLRIGLNICHQSIFYEQHIFAILGTFETQYTMLADYAYNLKCFGDQRVKFHYVHELVADYEGAGASTRIPDPAFARDFPRLLKENVGFPHYQIHRLRMMVPPAVKHFIFRQYLALKKRRPSR
- a CDS encoding glycosyltransferase family 9 protein, coding for MLKLLTRIVKGVARRSLSWISSPRIVIALFEPYFRMQSFRQKPTGAALSEVESVLVIRLDEIGDAVMTTPLLRELRRDAPDAWITLIVKPSNLNLFETCPYANEVLAYDWSSPGRYQHVRRQLRALKLAKTHLWKHRFDLALLPRWDYDEYNAAFLSYLSGARRRVGYSDDVAPHKSARKSGFNLLLTQRLDDASLKHEVERDLALLSAVGGEIHENTMEIWTTDEDRDQARQILERGGRALGQILIGIGPSGGSSWLKQWPVERFIEVCRRLREQYHAAFVIVGGPGDAAIAQAIDDALGSTAIDTIGATTLRQTAALLEQCDLYIGNDSGPMHLAAACGVPVVALFGSSCPHRFHPWGSEHKTLWRELLCSPCAARNHSDKCHVCIYEKPKCMDMISVEEVLAAADTRLRERASGEATT
- a CDS encoding class I SAM-dependent methyltransferase, which translates into the protein MSIHSPRYHFRRFVLAVTPPILLSAVRRARGLEPAKTPHYTEYTTLDDPLEMANQVESYLFFRDNYIQPSDHILEVGFGLGYGMNIMAAKAISVIGVEVDAPAVARAKRVFDGHPRVTSVSLYDGKRLPFEDQSFDVVTCLEVIEHVEDYEALLRELYRVSRRLVFITTPNRLPEHTLPNGKPMNYWHLREWSHPELDKIITGLGYRCDWNFLNGPLRGPFEWSKDVKSNTQSMCPVIHVEHR
- a CDS encoding glycosyltransferase produces the protein MPSPLREIAKRLMPASALSGLKKLHADYESRYPITRPSSAAGAERRHALVSYITAPFTIGPDDVRNTYFSNIGIARGIVAALNDMGYDVDIIEWSNDLFTPRKKYDLFFGHAGRNFERLATLLPPEAPRIYFSTGIYWRDWNAHEEARFQRIEETRGVRLPYDRWITESEEGANAAADGIICLGNQVAKDSYSKFPLVVNVNNATYFDDHYDTTKKDFEAARRNFFFFSSVGNVHKGLDLLLEAFTGLDAHLYVWQGASPEFHELYRKELETLPNIHWLGAGPTRSPKFYEMVDQCGYVIHASCAEGQPGSVLDAMHQGLVPVLSRENNLDVGDYGVMLEDCSVAHIAEIVQSLSERSAEWLETQSRRTREIALRDYSEEAFQRNIAAAIQTVITESRKGK